In a single window of the Myxococcus fulvus genome:
- a CDS encoding MFS transporter — protein MSAWGALMSRMGLTRPELRAWAWYDWANSAYVTTVVAVVFPIYYKSVAAKGLPSDVASSRFALVTALALGTVAVLSPVLGALSDRAGRLKTLLGMFLTLGVVSTVGLALVGPGDWKWALWCFGIGNVGLTGSIVFSDALLRHVARDEELDRVSTAGYALGYLGGGVLLAVQLVMLVKPAWFGLADAASASRVAFLTVAVWWAAFSVPLFRRIPEPRPTGDAQVPRLSLGGVFAQLAETFRALRQYREALLLLVAYLLYSDGIGTIIRLSTLYGTELGIGQGALMGALLMTQAVGVPCAVLFGRAASRVGPKPALMFSLAVYVVVTFLGYFMRSPVHFFALALLVGMVQGGSQALSRSMFAQMIPRHRAAEMFGLFSVFEKVTAVAGPLVFAATVELTGSSRQAVLSLLVFFGSGALVLWRVDVAEGKRAARESEARAGWSQAPLTAQAAEAVRAE, from the coding sequence ATGAGTGCCTGGGGCGCGTTGATGTCGCGGATGGGGCTCACGCGGCCGGAGCTGCGCGCGTGGGCCTGGTACGACTGGGCCAACTCCGCCTACGTCACCACGGTCGTCGCCGTCGTGTTCCCCATCTATTACAAGTCCGTGGCGGCGAAGGGGCTGCCGAGCGACGTGGCCTCCAGTCGCTTCGCGCTCGTCACCGCGCTGGCGCTGGGCACGGTGGCGGTGCTGTCGCCCGTGCTGGGTGCGCTGAGCGACAGGGCGGGGCGGCTCAAGACGCTCTTGGGGATGTTCCTGACGTTGGGCGTGGTGTCCACGGTGGGGCTGGCCCTGGTGGGGCCCGGCGATTGGAAGTGGGCGCTGTGGTGCTTCGGCATCGGGAACGTGGGGCTGACGGGGTCCATCGTCTTCTCCGATGCGTTGCTGCGCCACGTGGCCCGGGACGAGGAGCTGGACCGGGTGTCCACCGCGGGCTACGCGCTGGGCTATCTGGGCGGCGGGGTGCTCCTGGCGGTCCAGTTGGTGATGTTGGTGAAGCCCGCGTGGTTCGGGCTCGCGGACGCGGCCTCGGCCTCGCGCGTGGCGTTCCTCACCGTCGCGGTGTGGTGGGCGGCGTTCTCGGTGCCGCTGTTCCGGCGCATCCCCGAGCCCCGGCCCACGGGGGACGCGCAGGTGCCGCGGTTGTCATTGGGTGGGGTGTTCGCTCAGTTGGCGGAGACCTTCCGCGCGCTGCGCCAGTACCGCGAGGCGTTGCTGTTGCTCGTGGCGTACCTGCTGTACAGCGATGGCATCGGCACCATCATCCGGTTGTCCACGCTGTATGGGACGGAGCTGGGCATCGGGCAGGGGGCGCTGATGGGGGCGCTCTTGATGACGCAGGCGGTGGGGGTGCCGTGCGCGGTGCTCTTCGGGCGCGCGGCGTCACGGGTGGGGCCGAAGCCGGCGCTGATGTTCTCGCTGGCGGTGTACGTGGTGGTGACGTTCCTGGGCTACTTCATGCGCTCTCCGGTGCACTTCTTCGCGCTGGCGCTGCTGGTGGGCATGGTGCAGGGCGGGAGCCAGGCGCTGAGCCGTTCGATGTTCGCGCAGATGATTCCGCGTCACCGCGCGGCGGAGATGTTCGGGCTCTTCAGCGTCTTCGAGAAGGTGACGGCGGTGGCGGGGCCGCTGGTGTTCGCGGCCACGGTGGAGCTGACGGGCTCCAGCCGGCAGGCGGTGCTGTCGCTGCTCGTGTTCTTCGGCTCGGGCGCGCTGGTGCTGTGGCGCGTGGATGTCGCGGAGGGCAAGCGCGCGGCGCGCGAGTCCGAGGCTCGCGCGGGCTGGAGTCAGGCCCCGCTGACGGCACAGGCGGCCGAGGCGGTGCGCGCGGAGTAG
- a CDS encoding DUF1444 family protein, with translation MGFFKKLFGFGKKDEDTQAPVDPREYLLRETESVLNADPAVSQVTRLPGEYGLGFLYHGKEMRTYLENLFAETREVSPEERTRIIERFISAISNPGGSSLTWEEARERLLPVPRAASFGGQMPTGAHASSFMVEKRTLPFLRELLVVDLPETSMYVQPDLLQQWGVSVDEAFQAAYAHLDTLRDVGVELQEERPSPLWSVDSNDTYEASRLLLPGFLASFAGKVKGRPVAAIPTRSMMLITGDQDPVMLERLCDVAEREHEASSRGISFALYTVDDAGRVVPYRRPGDDALAQRIRGNHARFAMVEYGEQKALLEAQHQSSELDVFVASFSVIVRDRDSRPISWCSWGREVDSMLPETDVVIIEAAREGSDELCMVPFAEVLRLAGHCLTPVPGAWPPRHRTLSWPDDAVLEQLRAATVDPGSIVDP, from the coding sequence ATGGGTTTCTTCAAGAAGCTGTTCGGGTTCGGGAAGAAGGACGAGGACACGCAGGCGCCGGTGGACCCTCGGGAGTACCTGCTGCGCGAGACGGAGTCGGTGTTGAACGCCGACCCCGCCGTGTCGCAGGTGACGCGACTGCCGGGCGAGTACGGGTTGGGCTTCCTGTACCACGGCAAGGAGATGCGCACGTACCTGGAGAACCTCTTCGCGGAGACGCGCGAGGTGTCCCCCGAGGAGCGCACGCGCATCATCGAGCGCTTCATCAGCGCCATCTCCAATCCGGGCGGCAGCTCGCTCACCTGGGAGGAGGCGCGCGAGCGGCTGTTGCCCGTGCCGCGCGCGGCCTCGTTCGGCGGACAGATGCCGACGGGCGCTCACGCCTCCAGCTTCATGGTGGAGAAGCGCACCCTCCCCTTCCTGCGCGAGCTCTTGGTGGTCGACCTGCCGGAGACGAGCATGTACGTGCAGCCCGACCTGCTGCAGCAGTGGGGCGTCAGCGTGGACGAGGCCTTCCAGGCCGCGTACGCCCACCTGGACACCCTGCGCGACGTGGGCGTGGAGCTGCAGGAGGAGCGCCCCAGCCCGCTGTGGTCGGTGGACTCGAACGACACCTATGAAGCATCGCGGCTGCTCCTGCCGGGCTTCCTCGCGTCCTTCGCGGGCAAGGTGAAGGGGCGCCCCGTGGCCGCCATCCCCACGCGCTCCATGATGCTCATCACCGGGGACCAGGACCCGGTCATGCTGGAGCGACTGTGCGACGTGGCGGAGCGGGAGCACGAGGCGAGCTCGCGCGGCATCTCCTTCGCGCTCTACACGGTGGATGACGCGGGCCGCGTGGTGCCGTACCGGCGCCCGGGCGACGACGCGCTCGCGCAGCGCATCCGCGGCAACCACGCGCGCTTCGCCATGGTCGAGTACGGCGAGCAGAAGGCGCTGCTCGAGGCCCAGCACCAGTCGAGCGAGCTGGATGTGTTCGTCGCCAGCTTCAGCGTCATCGTGCGCGACCGGGACAGCCGACCCATCTCCTGGTGCAGCTGGGGTCGCGAGGTGGACTCGATGCTGCCGGAGACCGACGTGGTCATCATCGAGGCGGCCCGGGAGGGCTCGGATGAGCTGTGCATGGTGCCCTTCGCCGAGGTGCTCCGGCTGGCGGGCCACTGCCTGACACCGGTGCCCGGGGCGTGGCCTCCGCGACACCGGACGCTGTCGTGGCCGGACGACGCCGTGCTCGAGCAGCTGCGCGCCGCGACGGTCGACCCCGGCAGCATCGTCGACCCCTGA
- a CDS encoding YncE family protein, producing the protein MTRRLARAWVPALGLLLGACSEEKSPFDGVKPPDGLQYEHETPWTEGSTVPPPGPGGRVLVTNSLDDTMSLLELDGATTPGWRELARVPVGLNPVELEGPHHTAVSPDGAFYYVGISNYVPGGGSGPHGAHGTGSDDGYCLKLDARDNRRVGAVRVDPNPGDVIVSKDGKTLYQSHFDTLKIVEVARRGGTEEEMHARLAIIDAETMTRKGMVSVCPAPHAIRLSPDERTAYIACWSDEVAIVDLTALSEKPRRVKVAPGAGTAIAPRHQPYALAMSPTTGDVWVSSMASRELQVLESATNTMNAARTIRLAGAPMFGDFSQDGKTLYVPYQGVEALLVIDAASGNIQREIDLAPEGCLNAHQATLTPDGSHALVVCEGDHVGPGTLHAVNLADGTVVNTVRVGIFPDSVSILGGPR; encoded by the coding sequence ATGACGAGACGACTCGCGCGCGCGTGGGTGCCCGCGCTGGGACTGCTGCTGGGCGCCTGCTCCGAGGAGAAGAGCCCCTTCGATGGCGTGAAGCCGCCGGACGGCCTGCAGTACGAGCACGAGACGCCGTGGACCGAGGGCAGCACCGTGCCCCCTCCCGGTCCGGGCGGCCGCGTCCTGGTGACCAACAGCCTGGATGACACCATGAGTCTGTTGGAACTGGATGGCGCCACCACGCCGGGCTGGCGCGAGCTGGCGCGCGTGCCGGTGGGGCTCAACCCGGTGGAGCTGGAGGGCCCCCACCACACGGCGGTGTCACCGGATGGCGCCTTCTATTACGTGGGCATCTCCAACTACGTGCCGGGCGGCGGCTCGGGGCCTCACGGCGCACACGGCACGGGCTCGGATGATGGCTACTGCCTGAAGCTGGACGCGCGCGACAACCGGCGGGTCGGCGCGGTGCGCGTGGACCCCAACCCCGGCGACGTCATCGTCAGCAAGGACGGCAAGACGCTGTACCAGTCACACTTCGACACGCTGAAGATCGTCGAGGTGGCGCGGCGCGGTGGCACCGAGGAGGAGATGCACGCGCGGCTGGCCATCATCGACGCGGAGACGATGACCCGGAAGGGCATGGTCTCCGTGTGCCCGGCGCCGCACGCCATCCGCCTGTCGCCCGACGAGCGCACCGCGTACATCGCCTGCTGGTCCGACGAGGTGGCCATCGTCGACCTCACCGCGCTCTCCGAGAAGCCCCGGCGCGTGAAGGTGGCCCCCGGCGCGGGCACCGCCATCGCCCCCCGACACCAGCCCTACGCGCTGGCGATGTCGCCCACCACGGGTGATGTCTGGGTCAGCTCCATGGCGAGCCGCGAGCTCCAGGTGCTGGAGTCCGCGACGAACACGATGAACGCCGCGCGCACGATTCGCCTCGCGGGCGCGCCCATGTTCGGGGACTTCAGCCAGGACGGGAAGACGCTCTACGTGCCGTACCAGGGCGTGGAGGCGCTGCTCGTCATCGACGCGGCGTCAGGAAACATCCAGCGCGAAATCGACCTGGCGCCCGAGGGCTGTCTCAACGCGCATCAAGCGACGCTGACGCCGGATGGCAGCCACGCGCTCGTCGTCTGCGAGGGCGACCACGTGGGCCCCGGCACGCTGCACGCGGTGAACCTGGCCGACGGCACGGTGGTGAATACCGTGCGCGTGGGCATCTTCCCGGACTCGGTGAGCATCCTCGGAGGTCCACGATGA
- a CDS encoding DUF2203 domain-containing protein: MRKRAPSGHTTDGHAPEPPACSPAMRYFSVDEANRLVPLLSRTFEHIRPWVERVQQLVETLGTPEGKALANHEALREERDALLEKVRVELRQFHEMGLEIKGAQGLVDFRAHRGEEPVYLCWRIGEPAVSHWHGMYDGFSGRRPINSPDEFAPTYLS; this comes from the coding sequence GTGCGCAAACGCGCGCCCTCCGGCCACACCACGGATGGCCATGCGCCCGAGCCCCCTGCATGCTCCCCCGCCATGCGCTACTTCAGCGTCGACGAGGCCAATCGACTGGTGCCGCTCCTGAGCCGCACCTTCGAGCACATCCGCCCCTGGGTGGAGCGGGTGCAACAGCTCGTGGAGACGCTCGGTACGCCGGAGGGCAAGGCCCTGGCGAACCACGAGGCCCTGCGCGAGGAGCGCGACGCGCTGCTCGAGAAGGTCCGCGTCGAGCTGCGCCAGTTCCACGAGATGGGCCTGGAAATCAAAGGCGCGCAGGGGCTCGTCGACTTCCGAGCCCACCGCGGTGAAGAGCCCGTCTACCTGTGCTGGCGCATCGGCGAGCCCGCCGTCTCGCACTGGCACGGCATGTATGACGGCTTCTCGGGACGACGCCCCATCAACAGCCCGGACGAGTTCGCCCCCACCTACCTGAGCTGA
- a CDS encoding endonuclease V — protein MTMLACVDVDYREDLTVAACVLFRDWVDGVEAGHHVDRGPRAAEYEPGQFYRRELPHLLRVLALVTEPLEAIVVDGYVWLGQDKPGLGAHLHEALGRAVPVIGVAKTSFHSSDVALPVLRGQSQRPLFVSAVGLSTTAAAESIQRMHGASRMPTLLGRVDRLCRES, from the coding sequence ATGACGATGCTCGCCTGCGTGGACGTGGACTACCGCGAAGACCTCACCGTGGCCGCGTGCGTCTTGTTTCGCGATTGGGTGGACGGCGTGGAGGCGGGGCACCACGTGGACCGCGGACCTCGCGCGGCGGAGTACGAGCCCGGCCAGTTCTACCGCCGGGAGCTGCCCCACCTGCTGCGCGTGCTCGCCCTGGTGACGGAGCCGCTGGAGGCCATCGTCGTCGATGGCTACGTCTGGCTCGGCCAGGACAAGCCGGGCCTGGGAGCCCACCTGCACGAGGCGCTGGGGCGCGCCGTCCCCGTCATCGGCGTGGCCAAGACGTCCTTCCACTCCAGCGACGTCGCCCTGCCGGTGCTGCGAGGCCAGAGCCAGCGCCCGCTGTTCGTCAGCGCGGTGGGCCTGAGCACCACCGCCGCCGCCGAGTCCATCCAGCGCATGCACGGCGCCTCGCGCATGCCCACCCTGCTGGGCCGCGTGGACCGGCTGTGCCGCGAGTCCTGA
- a CDS encoding alkaline phosphatase PhoX produces the protein MGDNGGMHRRHFLRFGALGGGTLALGSLGFWRNVYAAPPTPGIGPYGAMADVADANGLRLPRGFTSRVIARSGDVVPGTDYVWHMAPDGGACFAQPDGGWIYASNSEVSPDGGVSSVRFDAKGQVTGAWRILAGTHLNCAGGPTPWGTWLSCEEHRQGLVWECDPTKPGQGVARPMLGAFVHEAAAVDELGRHLYLTEDTPTGRFYRFTSAKWPSLEEGTLEAAQVISDARSGARVRWVPVSPLTSAAQQANAKETTVFAGGEGCWSEGGIVYFTTKHDNRVWAYTPLTHRLEVLYDAATYPGAPLRGVDNLTLSKAREVFVCEDGDDMQLCLLTPDRKVTPFLQVVGHPRSELAGAAFSPDGKRLYLSSQRGTDGRGVTYEVSGPFRTRPA, from the coding sequence ATGGGCGACAACGGGGGCATGCACCGTCGTCACTTCCTGCGATTCGGCGCCCTGGGGGGCGGCACGTTGGCCCTCGGCAGCCTGGGCTTCTGGCGCAACGTGTACGCCGCGCCGCCCACGCCGGGCATCGGCCCGTATGGCGCCATGGCGGACGTCGCGGATGCGAACGGGCTTCGACTGCCGCGCGGCTTCACCTCGCGAGTCATCGCTCGCAGCGGCGACGTGGTGCCGGGAACGGACTACGTGTGGCACATGGCCCCGGACGGCGGGGCCTGCTTCGCCCAGCCGGATGGCGGGTGGATCTACGCGAGCAACAGCGAGGTGTCCCCCGACGGCGGCGTGTCCTCGGTGCGCTTCGACGCGAAGGGGCAAGTCACGGGCGCGTGGCGCATCCTCGCCGGCACCCACCTCAACTGCGCGGGCGGCCCCACGCCCTGGGGGACTTGGCTGTCGTGCGAGGAGCACCGCCAGGGGCTCGTCTGGGAGTGTGACCCGACGAAGCCGGGACAGGGTGTGGCGAGGCCCATGCTGGGTGCCTTCGTGCACGAGGCCGCGGCCGTGGATGAGCTGGGCCGGCACCTGTACCTCACGGAGGACACACCCACCGGGCGCTTCTATCGCTTCACGTCGGCGAAGTGGCCGTCGCTCGAGGAGGGCACGCTCGAGGCCGCGCAGGTCATCAGCGATGCGCGCTCGGGTGCGCGGGTGCGCTGGGTCCCCGTCTCGCCGCTGACGTCCGCCGCGCAGCAGGCCAACGCGAAGGAGACGACGGTGTTCGCCGGCGGCGAGGGCTGCTGGAGCGAGGGCGGCATCGTGTACTTCACGACGAAGCACGACAACCGCGTCTGGGCGTATACGCCGCTGACCCACCGGCTCGAGGTGCTCTACGACGCGGCGACGTACCCGGGCGCGCCGTTGCGAGGCGTGGACAACCTCACCCTGTCCAAGGCCCGCGAGGTGTTCGTCTGCGAGGACGGCGATGACATGCAGCTGTGCCTGCTCACGCCGGACCGGAAGGTGACGCCGTTCCTCCAGGTGGTGGGGCACCCCCGTTCCGAGCTGGCGGGCGCGGCCTTCAGCCCCGACGGGAAGCGGCTCTACCTCAGCTCGCAGCGGGGCACGGATGGGCGCGGGGTGACGTACGAGGTGTCGGGTCCGTTCAGGACGCGTCCCGCATAG
- a CDS encoding beta-propeller domain-containing protein: MRPSRRPRSQHLVTGLLLALVISACPPERRALTREEVESITFTRLERFSSEAELDAHLAQVEAIRSSLATGGGPVIGCGGEHADGEPSPQPPDESEPSITNNQEAGVDEGDIVKAVGDWFVVLRRGRLFTVRQGEGTLEPVTQVDAHAPGFTRGSWYDEMLVYGRRIVVVGYSYSVDATEIGLFRLDDAGGLTHEATHFLSSSDYYSTRNYTSRLVGGTLVFYLPYPLSSGGTVSLPSTRAWVRGNETTAWHPILSRLEVFKPVQTTLTPVLHTVVRCDLDAAEFTCTASALMAPVSRTFYVSRDAVYLWVSPGFEWWTVEDGTRSTALDSVVYRLPLDGGEPGALRARGAPIDQFSLRQNEDGHLDALLVATGQGDSMWGPELTRGDGRLALLRAPLAAFDAELRVLRAEHFTVLPGPVTGTLQNRFVGNQVLWGSGHATSKDPSRGENAVWVTDVRLPLEVHRLALEHSVTRLEPLGSTGALVVGQDELGLRLSTLALTEGGPVRRDSLSRPGATQGETRSHGFFFKPDGTGGGVMGLPVRMQGGAWSHLKYGSAEVSFLRVDAGLRLSSLGALEASTEARDDGCTKSCTDWYGNARPIFYRERVFALMGYELIEARVTESAVEESSRVSYLQPVR; encoded by the coding sequence ATGCGCCCATCGCGTCGTCCTCGGAGTCAGCATCTGGTGACGGGGTTGCTCCTCGCCCTCGTCATCTCGGCGTGTCCCCCGGAGCGTCGCGCCCTCACGCGCGAGGAGGTGGAGTCCATCACCTTCACGCGGCTGGAGCGCTTCAGCTCGGAGGCGGAGCTCGACGCGCACCTGGCGCAAGTGGAGGCGATCCGCTCCAGCCTCGCCACGGGAGGCGGCCCCGTCATCGGCTGCGGCGGTGAGCACGCGGACGGAGAGCCATCACCGCAGCCCCCCGACGAATCGGAGCCCTCCATCACCAACAACCAGGAGGCCGGCGTCGACGAGGGCGACATCGTCAAGGCGGTGGGGGACTGGTTCGTGGTGCTGCGGCGGGGACGGCTCTTCACGGTGCGCCAGGGGGAGGGCACGCTGGAGCCGGTGACGCAGGTGGACGCGCACGCACCGGGCTTCACCCGAGGCTCCTGGTACGACGAGATGCTGGTGTATGGACGGCGCATCGTCGTCGTGGGCTACAGCTACTCGGTGGACGCGACCGAGATTGGCCTGTTCCGCCTGGACGACGCGGGCGGGCTGACCCACGAGGCCACGCACTTCCTCAGCTCGAGCGACTACTACTCCACCCGCAACTACACGAGCCGGTTGGTGGGCGGGACGTTGGTGTTCTACCTGCCCTATCCCCTGTCGTCGGGCGGCACGGTGTCGCTGCCGTCGACGCGCGCGTGGGTGCGCGGCAACGAGACGACGGCGTGGCACCCCATCCTCTCGCGGCTGGAGGTGTTCAAGCCGGTGCAGACCACGCTGACGCCGGTGCTGCACACGGTGGTGCGGTGTGACTTGGACGCGGCGGAGTTCACGTGCACGGCCAGCGCGTTGATGGCGCCCGTCTCGCGGACCTTCTACGTGTCGCGCGACGCCGTGTACCTGTGGGTGTCTCCGGGGTTCGAGTGGTGGACGGTGGAGGATGGGACGCGGAGCACGGCGCTGGACTCGGTGGTGTATCGGTTGCCGTTGGACGGAGGTGAGCCCGGGGCGCTTCGTGCGCGAGGTGCCCCCATCGACCAGTTCTCGCTCCGGCAGAACGAGGACGGACACCTGGATGCATTGCTGGTGGCCACGGGCCAGGGCGATTCGATGTGGGGGCCGGAGCTGACGCGCGGCGATGGACGCCTGGCGCTCCTGCGTGCGCCGCTGGCGGCGTTCGACGCGGAGCTGCGCGTCCTCCGCGCGGAGCACTTCACGGTGCTGCCAGGACCGGTGACGGGCACACTGCAGAATCGCTTCGTGGGGAACCAGGTGCTGTGGGGCTCGGGCCATGCGACGAGTAAGGACCCGAGCCGGGGCGAGAACGCGGTGTGGGTGACGGACGTGCGGCTGCCCTTGGAGGTGCATCGGCTGGCGCTGGAGCACTCGGTGACGCGGCTGGAGCCGCTGGGGAGCACGGGCGCGCTCGTGGTGGGACAGGATGAGCTCGGGTTGAGGTTGAGCACGCTGGCGCTCACGGAGGGTGGGCCCGTGAGGCGTGACTCGCTCTCGCGTCCCGGCGCGACCCAGGGAGAGACACGCAGTCACGGGTTCTTCTTCAAGCCGGATGGGACAGGGGGCGGCGTCATGGGCTTGCCCGTGCGGATGCAGGGGGGCGCGTGGAGTCACTTGAAATACGGCTCCGCGGAGGTGTCCTTCCTGCGGGTGGATGCGGGATTGCGATTGTCGAGCCTGGGCGCGCTGGAGGCGTCCACGGAGGCTCGTGATGACGGGTGCACCAAGTCGTGCACGGACTGGTACGGCAACGCGCGCCCCATCTTCTACCGTGAGCGTGTCTTCGCGCTGATGGGCTACGAGCTCATCGAGGCCCGCGTCACCGAGAGCGCTGTCGAGGAGTCGTCTCGCGTGAGCTACTTGCAGCCGGTGCGCTGA
- a CDS encoding NmrA/HSCARG family protein: MTRAHSFSVLVTGATGLQGGAVARHLLHRGHRVVAYVRNPDAPGARALETLGAELAVGTFDDVDTLARVAEGVDSFYAMATPFESGVETEIRHGMNQVDAARLAEVKHFVYTSVAGADRLTGIPHFDSKHRVELHLRRSGLPFTILGPTFFMENLTSPMFEEGLRSGVFAIGLPPTRGLQMVTVEDLAAFAVKVLENAERHLEQRIDVASDEVTGQQASGLLSMVSGHRVHFEQLPLEYVRERSEDLAAMYEWLDRVGYHADILTLRHDYPDVRWRTFEDWARQQDWSSLTSPAWPHAAAEPTPPASQ, from the coding sequence ATGACCAGGGCCCACTCCTTCTCCGTGCTCGTCACCGGCGCCACCGGCCTGCAGGGCGGTGCCGTGGCGCGCCACCTGCTGCACCGCGGACACCGCGTCGTCGCCTATGTCCGCAACCCCGACGCTCCTGGAGCGCGCGCGCTGGAGACGCTGGGCGCCGAGCTGGCCGTGGGCACCTTCGACGACGTGGACACGCTCGCCCGCGTCGCCGAGGGCGTGGACTCCTTCTACGCCATGGCCACGCCGTTCGAGTCTGGCGTGGAGACGGAGATACGCCACGGCATGAACCAGGTGGACGCCGCGCGGCTCGCCGAGGTGAAGCACTTCGTCTACACCTCCGTCGCCGGGGCCGACCGCCTCACGGGCATCCCCCACTTCGACAGCAAGCACCGCGTGGAGCTGCACCTGCGCCGCAGCGGCCTGCCCTTCACCATCCTGGGGCCCACGTTCTTCATGGAGAACCTCACCAGCCCCATGTTCGAGGAGGGCCTGCGCTCAGGCGTGTTCGCCATCGGCCTGCCGCCCACGCGCGGACTGCAGATGGTGACCGTGGAGGACCTGGCCGCCTTCGCCGTGAAGGTGCTGGAGAACGCCGAGCGCCACCTGGAGCAGCGCATCGATGTCGCCTCGGACGAGGTGACCGGACAGCAGGCGTCCGGGCTGCTCTCCATGGTGAGCGGGCACCGCGTCCACTTCGAGCAGCTGCCGCTGGAGTACGTCCGCGAGCGCAGCGAGGACCTGGCGGCGATGTACGAGTGGCTGGACAGGGTGGGCTACCACGCGGACATCCTCACGCTGCGGCACGACTATCCGGACGTGCGCTGGCGCACGTTCGAGGACTGGGCGCGGCAGCAGGACTGGAGCAGCCTGACGTCCCCCGCGTGGCCGCACGCGGCCGCGGAGCCCACGCCGCCCGCCAGTCAGTGA
- a CDS encoding c-type cytochrome, translating to MSRASWKLWPCVALALVTSACGDEAEPPTAAEYGELLFRDARLSESQFNAFSCATCHATTPTPLNGRMDSGYTLHNVVSRPDWWGGYETNLLDAVNFCYVSFMRGVQPLPVDSPQSRALYEYLVSISPDAQAPALPYTVVKDIVEVPRGSLERGQTVYRAACQECHGELHTGEGRLTELASILPEVTRDYDELFPGIPHSLVVIEKVRHGQFFHIGGNMPAYSLEALSDADMGALLTYMGL from the coding sequence ATGAGCCGTGCGTCCTGGAAGCTGTGGCCCTGCGTGGCGCTCGCGCTCGTCACCTCCGCATGTGGTGACGAGGCCGAGCCGCCCACCGCGGCGGAGTACGGCGAGCTGTTGTTCCGCGACGCGCGCCTGTCGGAGAGCCAGTTCAACGCCTTCTCCTGCGCCACCTGTCACGCGACGACACCCACGCCGCTCAACGGTCGCATGGACTCCGGCTACACGCTGCACAACGTGGTGTCGCGTCCCGACTGGTGGGGCGGCTACGAGACGAACCTGCTGGACGCGGTGAACTTCTGCTACGTCAGCTTCATGCGCGGCGTGCAGCCGCTGCCGGTGGACTCGCCCCAGAGCCGCGCGCTGTACGAGTACCTGGTGAGCATCAGCCCGGATGCCCAGGCGCCCGCCCTGCCCTACACCGTGGTGAAGGACATCGTGGAGGTGCCTCGCGGCAGCCTGGAGCGCGGACAAACCGTGTATCGCGCGGCCTGCCAGGAATGCCACGGTGAACTCCACACAGGCGAGGGGCGCCTGACGGAGCTGGCCTCCATCCTCCCGGAGGTGACGCGGGATTATGACGAGCTCTTCCCGGGTATCCCCCACTCGCTCGTCGTCATCGAGAAAGTGAGACACGGCCAGTTCTTCCACATCGGCGGCAACATGCCCGCCTACAGCCTGGAGGCCCTCTCCGATGCGGACATGGGAGCGCTGCTGACGTACATGGGGCTGTAG